The Arabidopsis thaliana chromosome 5, partial sequence genomic interval ttattgtaCGAACCAAACGTTTTAATAAATTGTTGTACCAAACATGAGATATTATAAGGTTATAAAAATTGACAAGTTATTGTGGGTTTAGTTTGTAGATCATTTTGAAATATAGTATTAATAGACTATTTTGTTGAAACGTCCAAATCGTATAGATGGGGTAACAAAACTAAACtcctttatatgattcttttgcATAAAATTCTGTCTTTGTAATAACTGAATCATACAtacttttttagtttgataCGCATAATATAATTACCACAACTATGTAGTGCATTTAAGATATCTTTCTTCATATTATAAATGTGTATCAATACCATTTAAATCTTcgtatacaaagaaaaaaaacaagatggATATTAGTTTTTCGATGGAGATATTATTTGGTTgagttctttcttcttgagaCAACAACATCCAGTGTGGAGTCTAAATGTTCCACAATACCATCCATTTGTATACCCGTGGCTTAAGCAAATCTGATCACATACGCTTGTACACTCGGACCGATAACACATGGCGTCATGAACGTCAATAGCGTTTATTTTAGCTGTAAAAGATATCATAAAAatctattatatatgatagatcatcatttatgtttatatttagAGAGCTCTACATTGAGATTCGATCACGATCAAACGGTAAGGTTACTTCACGATAAACTAACGAAGATAGTGTATTTTGCTGAATGatgtaaattatattaaaaaaaaatataaggtatatatataaacaaacgAAGGTAATATGGTTTAGATCAAGAAAATACCCTAATAGAAATCAAAAAGTTTGTGTATATGTTTTATGAATTTGTAAATTGACTTACCGGCCATCGCAAACAAGAGAACAATTGTTATGGCAGTCAGTATATGTGAATGTTTCTGGTTctgcatttttttgttttgaggtGTCACTAGCTAATAGctattactttgttttctctttgtttttagaTGTATCCATTGAGATTAAAGTGCTCTTATATAGGGGTTTGGTTTTCGCAGataaaattaatcaatttaGCTGGATTTTATTCTATACccacaaaataaatttataaaagctaagatataattttgatatgatGGTTCATGAAAGTGTCAACTTTGGTTAGATTTAAACCTGCATAACGCATTATGAaattgactatatatatattaagaaagagataattctcatttaatttttagtaaaataattactcaattttatattatacCAGAAACAAAGTGggttcaaaaattattaaggCTATATCATATGTAAATACaattaagaaacatttatgtaagaaaattagaaactgaaatttcATATCAagaattaacaaagaaaacattaataaaatttcttgTTACCTTAAATATAccattttatttaaatgaaCATTAAATCATAGTAttttagatttaagaaaaaagaactacACAgaaatttctttaataaatctaatatatatgaaaataaatagaaagcACTACTGAAAGAAGATccatataaattaaagatagTTTGGTCAATGCCAATCATCATTTTGAACCAAATCCACATTTAAGGAAAATTGATGTTATTCTTTAACCCGAAAACATGTTCTTGTCTTTGCACATGTGTCTCGccctattttttatttcttcattcAACAAGTCAAAATGAATCTATTTTACTACATGATCTCTATAAACGAATGTCATAAAGATTTTATGGCCTTCAAACTTGGTCTCAACATCGATCATGTATATGATTATCTGATTCATCCATATAGAAGAGGGCTAACCCGCCCCTTGTACCTTGCTTTGGCcttaaaaaggttttcaagaatttactttctttcttatttgattttaactTTGTAAATGTCACATTTTTCCGTTAATTAATTCTTTCGCTGAGTGACAAATATGTTAATATGACATTTATCatcaagatatatattttatcatatttttgatACATGACTATCAAACAAACGTCACACTATTGGTCAGAGATTATTCGACATAATCCATAAGAAGTtgtaaatatatcatcaagtgtgaataaatgtatataaatattattaaaaaaaaaaattagtagtTGCTTTTTCGCGATTCGTGCGAATAGATTCTGATGCcaaatttggatattattaAGAGCACATGTTTCTCCTTGTGTCGTGTCTTTTATTTAAGAGAGAATCATCATCTCTCACTCTCATCTTCTAGAAGTTAAAACATCACGCCATCTTCCGAATTCAAACGCCGATGTTCTGTCGTTTTCTGTCTCACATATTGGAACGAGCGTAAAGATGCCTAATTTCTCAGTTAACGTTCCCCAACTCTCATCTCTTTACAGTACAAAAACGCCCAAAGTGAGAATGAATCTATGTGCCGATCAGGTGTTCGATAAAAAGCTTCTGTGGAGAGATATGTCAACGAAGATGaaatttccttctttttctgctGCGGAATTACCTGATTTGAGGAAAAGTAACAAGAGGAGGGGATCTCTTAGGATGATCAAGTGCAGAGCCGCCGGAGCTGACGGTGGACGCGTGGCTGTTGGGGATGATGTGTTTTCGGTTACTACTTCTTCTAAGTATGAAGTTGACTATCTGGGTCAAAGTACTAAGGGAGATTTGAATCTCAAGCTTGACCCTCTTCAGTCATTTGGTATATATACAatcttcctttttgttttgttagttttcgAAATTCAGATTGGTTTTAGTGAAATGTGGGATAAAGTTTTGGTCTTTGGTTAGGGAACTTGATTTTGGttgatgtttgtttaattGAGATAAATAAGAGCTAAAAAGATCGAACCTTTGTTGTGAATGTCACGTTGTATGAGCAAAATGTAACTTTGGTGTATCTATGTAGGAGATGGGCAGGCTACATTGGAGGGTCCCATTGAGGAGGTAGCGAGAACAGAGGCTCAAGCGGctgaaaatttgattagaGAGTTGGGTATCCAAGTTCGTTATCTAATCCTTACAACTTTGTGTTATGTATTTGAAGTTTGAGTATCCCTTTGTTGCGAAAACATGAATGTATTGAGTTATTTGTGTCTGGTTTTATATggacttttctttttcttttgtgtcaCATTCTCATGCCTGGTATTGCAGGGCCCTTTCTCTGCACAGCACTCTCCTCGGGGTATATTTTGTAGTCGTACATTGAATCTTCGGTCCATTAGTGCAATTGGATATGATATGGATTACACTTTGATGCACTACAATGTCATGGTGAGTTCTTCCTTTCTCAGACATAAGTAGGAAACATTTATGCACCCATATTTGATGCTAATTTATGGTCTTGTTCAGGCTTGGGAAGGAAAGGCTTATGACTATTGCATGGAAAATCTAAAGAGCATGGGTTTCCCTGTTGATGGACTTGCTTTTGATCCGGAACTGGtgatatgtttattttcttgtgaaaGTTGAAAGGTTCCACATTGTAGTACCCTATCTAGTTTTTAGAGTACTCAAACtatgttttctcttattaTAGGTTATCAGGGGTCTCATGATTGACAAAGAGAAAGGTAATTTAGTTAAGGCCGATAGATTTGGGTATGTGAAGAGAGCCATGCACGGTACAAAGATGTTATCAAATAAAGCTGTCAGGTATATTTGACTTTTCAACACCATTGGtaatgtgaagaaaaaagagagttgcAAAGtcattgttctgttttgaagGAAGTCTCATTCTCTTATTGTCTTTGTATGGATGAAAGTGAGATCTATGGAAGGGAGTTAGTTGACCTGCGGAACCAGAGTCGATGGGAGTTTCTCAATAcatttttttcagtttcagaGGCTCTGGCTTATGCACAGGTACGTTCTTTTATTACAAGAAATGGTAGCTGAACAATTTGCAGTTGATTTTGGACataatttactttatttatttatttgtaactCATATAATTTTCACATTCGTTTTCTCAACTGATGACTCTTCACCCCAAtgaactttcttttttacaaaattttccGCACGGCTTCTGCTAAGCAATGAAAGTTCAAATCATTTCAGATGGTTGATAGATTGGATGATGGATTTATTTCGGCAGATCTTGGCACTCTTGATTATAAAGGACTGTATAAGGTTGTGTTTCATAGAACCTAAATTTCATTGAACTGAAATctttgcatatatattttttaatctaatcatTTTTTCCAGGCTGTTGCAAAAGCTCTCTTCAGAGCACATGTTGAAGGACAACTTAAGGTTGATAGTTTGTCCATTCcataatcattttcttaaatatcaGTTTTCTCCGGTCCCTCTTGAATAATAGTTACTTTGCAGAGTGAGATAATGTCCAAGCCGGAACTATTTGTCGAGCCAGACCCAGAACTACCTTTAGCTCTTTTAGATCAAAAGGAGGTAATGGTTCAGTCTTTACACAATATATCTAACTATGATGGTTTCAGTTGTTAATATTGTCATGTTCGTTCATAGGCTGGTAAGAAGCTCTTGCTTATCACAAACTCGGATTATCACTACACAGACAAAATGATGAAGCATTCATTTAACAAATTCCTTCCCAATGACATGGACTGGCGAGATCTTTTTGACATGGTGAGCAAACGTAAATTTGTTTCTGCATTTTGATTGTAAATCTGTTGTTTTTCAGAGAGTAGTTTGCATTAGACTTTACTGTTTTTGAATTCATGTTTCCACATAGGTGATAGTTTCTGCGAGGAAACCAGAGTTCTTCCAGATGTCGCACCCTCTATATGAGGTTGTGACTGGAGAGGGTTTGATGCGTCCATGCTTCAAGGCTGAAACAGGTAATTTCTCATTGTTTCTACTGAATTTAAGCTGATAACTTTACGGTGGAGAAAGCTAAAATTTTTTT includes:
- a CDS encoding HAD-superfamily hydrolase, subfamily IG, 5'-nucleotidase (HAD-superfamily hydrolase, subfamily IG, 5'-nucleotidase; FUNCTIONS IN: 5'-nucleotidase activity; INVOLVED IN: biological_process unknown; LOCATED IN: chloroplast, chloroplast stroma; EXPRESSED IN: 23 plant structures; EXPRESSED DURING: 13 growth stages; CONTAINS InterPro DOMAIN/s: HAD-superfamily hydrolase, subfamily IG, 5'-nucleotidase (InterPro:IPR008380); BEST Arabidopsis thaliana protein match is: HAD-superfamily hydrolase, subfamily IG, 5'-nucleotidase (TAIR:AT1G75210.1); Has 30201 Blast hits to 17322 proteins in 780 species: Archae - 12; Bacteria - 1396; Metazoa - 17338; Fungi - 3422; Plants - 5037; Viruses - 0; Other Eukaryotes - 2996 (source: NCBI BLink).), whose amino-acid sequence is MPNFSVNVPQLSSLYSTKTPKVRMNLCADQVFDKKLLWRDMSTKMKFPSFSAAELPDLRKSNKRRGSLRMIKCRAAGADGGRVAVGDDVFSVTTSSKYEVDYLGQSTKGDLNLKLDPLQSFGDGQATLEGPIEEVARTEAQAAENLIRELGIQGPFSAQHSPRGIFCSRTLNLRSISAIGYDMDYTLMHYNVMAWEGKAYDYCMENLKSMGFPVDGLAFDPELVIRGLMIDKEKGNLVKADRFGYVKRAMHGTKMLSNKAVSEIYGRELVDLRNQSRWEFLNTFFSVSEALAYAQMVDRLDDGFISADLGTLDYKGLYKAVAKALFRAHVEGQLKSEIMSKPELFVEPDPELPLALLDQKEAGKKLLLITNSDYHYTDKMMKHSFNKFLPNDMDWRDLFDMVIVSARKPEFFQMSHPLYEVVTGEGLMRPCFKAETGGLYSGGSAQMIESSLNVHGDEILYVGDHIYTDVSVSKVHLRWRTALICRELEEEYMALIGSRGHREELIELINQKEVVGDLFNQLRLALQRRSKGRPAQTLAATNLDDQELTETMQKLLIVMQRLDDKIGLMLETDGELFNKRWGFLSRAGLWDKSHLMRQIEKYADIYTSRVSNFLNYTPFMYFRSQEQSLAHDSPLPDAGIEN
- the LCR86 gene encoding low-molecular-weight cysteine-rich 86 (low-molecular-weight cysteine-rich 86 (LCR86); LOCATED IN: endomembrane system; Has 7 Blast hits to 7 proteins in 2 species: Archae - 0; Bacteria - 0; Metazoa - 0; Fungi - 0; Plants - 7; Viruses - 0; Other Eukaryotes - 0 (source: NCBI BLink).), whose product is MQNQKHSHILTAITIVLLFAMAAKINAIDVHDAMCYRSECTSVCDQICLSHGYTNGWYCGTFRLHTGCCCLKKKELNQIISPSKN